A genomic stretch from Bacteroidales bacterium includes:
- a CDS encoding DUF3109 family protein — MVLIGNTLVSLDLFERKFLCNLAKCKGKCCVEGVAGAPVEKEEAKVLAEILPEIKPYLHLEGEQAIEEQGPVVTDHDGDLVTPLVKTEECAYAVFEDGIAKCAIENVYFENRVHFRKPISCHLYPIRIKHMDNLEALNYHHWDICRSAVRYGKQKGIPVYRFVKDALIRRYGKDWYRELEETAEAYYEKQKTR, encoded by the coding sequence ATGGTGCTAATAGGTAATACCCTGGTAAGCCTTGATCTCTTTGAACGGAAGTTCCTGTGCAATCTTGCAAAATGTAAGGGGAAATGCTGTGTGGAAGGTGTTGCCGGTGCACCTGTTGAAAAAGAAGAGGCCAAAGTGCTTGCAGAGATTCTGCCCGAAATAAAGCCTTATCTTCATCTGGAAGGTGAGCAGGCAATTGAGGAGCAAGGTCCTGTTGTGACTGATCATGACGGAGACCTTGTTACACCCCTTGTTAAGACAGAAGAGTGTGCGTATGCTGTTTTTGAGGACGGGATAGCCAAATGTGCCATAGAAAATGTTTATTTTGAGAATCGGGTGCACTTCAGAAAACCCATATCCTGCCATCTTTATCCAATCAGGATAAAGCATATGGATAACCTGGAAGCGCTTAATTATCATCATTGGGATATCTGCCGTTCTGCTGTACGCTATGGAAAACAGAAAGGAATACCGGTTTATCGTTTTGTAAAGGATGCACTGATACGCAGATACGGCAAAGATTGGTACAGGGAGCTGGAAGAGACTGCCGAAGCATATTATGAAAAACAAAAAACCAGGTAA
- the gpmI gene encoding 2,3-bisphosphoglycerate-independent phosphoglycerate mutase, with the protein MTNKNKSILIILDGWGLGEESERNVIHTANTPYMDSLMEKYPNSRLHASGENVGLPEGQMGNSEVGHLNIGAGRVVYQDLVRINKAIEDGTFDQNQVLNDAFQYAKENNAGVHFIGLVSDGGVHSSDKHLYKLADMTGDYGLDKVYIHALTDGRDTDPYSGKGYLGNLQDHLNQSNGQIASLVGRFYGMDRDKRWDRIKEAYDLFAHGKGKQTKDVVQAIQESYDNGLTDEFIKPIVVTDENDQPVGTIRENDVVICFNFRTDRLREITQVLTQQDMPEHGMQTMPLYYLTMTNYDKTFKGVKVIYGKEDIVNTMGEIVAKNNKKQLRIAETEKYAHVTFFFSGGREKKFDNEKRILINSPQEVKTYDEKPEMSAYEVKDAVVEEMKKQEMDFICLNFANCDMVGHTGVYEAIRQAVEAVDSCLRDVVEAAKANGYEAIIIADHGNADNAVNKDGSPNTAHSTDPVPFVLVSENKYSVKDGILADVAPSLLKLMNIQQPEEMTGKCLIF; encoded by the coding sequence ATGACCAATAAAAATAAATCTATATTGATTATCCTGGACGGCTGGGGATTAGGAGAAGAAAGTGAACGAAATGTTATTCATACGGCGAATACGCCTTACATGGACAGCCTAATGGAAAAATATCCCAACTCCAGATTACATGCATCCGGTGAAAACGTTGGATTGCCTGAAGGACAGATGGGCAATTCAGAAGTCGGCCATTTGAATATTGGTGCCGGAAGGGTTGTTTATCAGGATTTGGTTCGCATCAACAAGGCTATAGAAGACGGTACTTTTGATCAGAATCAGGTTTTGAACGATGCTTTTCAGTATGCCAAAGAGAATAATGCCGGTGTGCATTTTATAGGCCTTGTTTCTGATGGTGGTGTCCACAGTTCCGATAAGCACCTCTATAAACTTGCGGATATGACCGGCGATTATGGCTTGGATAAAGTGTACATTCACGCCCTTACCGACGGCAGGGATACCGATCCCTATAGCGGAAAAGGTTATTTAGGGAACCTTCAGGATCACCTCAATCAGTCCAACGGGCAGATTGCCTCCCTGGTAGGAAGGTTCTACGGTATGGACCGCGATAAGCGTTGGGACCGTATCAAGGAGGCCTATGATCTTTTTGCACATGGAAAAGGAAAGCAGACTAAGGATGTGGTACAAGCCATTCAGGAATCCTATGACAACGGATTAACGGATGAGTTTATCAAACCCATCGTCGTTACCGATGAAAATGATCAACCTGTCGGAACCATCCGGGAAAATGATGTAGTGATCTGTTTCAATTTCCGAACCGATCGTCTGCGGGAAATTACACAGGTTCTTACCCAACAGGATATGCCTGAGCACGGCATGCAAACCATGCCGCTGTACTATCTCACCATGACCAATTATGACAAAACCTTTAAAGGGGTTAAAGTCATTTATGGAAAAGAGGATATTGTCAATACCATGGGGGAGATAGTGGCCAAAAACAATAAGAAGCAGTTGCGTATTGCCGAAACGGAGAAATATGCACACGTTACTTTCTTTTTCTCCGGAGGAAGGGAAAAGAAGTTTGATAATGAAAAACGCATTCTGATCAATTCACCTCAGGAAGTAAAAACCTATGATGAGAAGCCTGAGATGAGTGCCTATGAGGTGAAGGATGCTGTTGTGGAAGAGATGAAAAAACAGGAGATGGATTTTATCTGTCTGAATTTTGCCAATTGTGATATGGTGGGTCACACTGGTGTTTATGAAGCCATTAGGCAAGCTGTTGAAGCGGTGGACAGTTGCCTCAGGGATGTTGTGGAAGCTGCGAAAGCAAATGGTTATGAAGCTATTATAATTGCAGATCATGGAAATGCGGATAATGCAGTAAATAAGGATGGCAGCCCCAATACGGCGCATTCAACCGATCCGGTGCCTTTTGTTCTGGTATCCGAAAACAAGTATTCAGTGAAGGATGGTATTCTGGCAGATGTGGCGCCTTCTCTGCTTAAGCTGATGAACATACAGCAACCGGAAGAGATGACGGGAAAATGTCTTATATTCTGA